The genomic interval ACCAGCTTGTAGGGCCACTCaggcctcccagccctggcaccgctGGCCACCATGGGGAGAAGAACTGCCGTGTTGCTGATGACGGTCTCATTGACAAACCCTActctttgtgctttctcttctattttagtGCAAGTCACTACAGGCAAGCTAGTAAGAATGAAAGTCAACATACCTTATGACAACAGTACAGAGTCACCTGGTCTCTATAATAacccagggggaaaaaagagacaaaaccgtTCCTTAAGCTCTGAGAAAGAACAACTACTCTTTTATTTCACTATGGGCACTAGGGCTTTGAAAGCAAGAACACCACAAAGCAATAGCGCCCCTCCCAAACAGGCATGAGGAGTAACTAGTTGTTTCATCTGCTAAGGCACTTGTTATCCAGGGCCTGCCTGCTTTTAATAGTTGCAGACTGGGGCCAAGCAAGAAGGCTGTGGCTGATTGTGAAGCAGATGCCATAGTGGTTCTCTTAAGTAGTAGCTTAAAACTTAGCTAgaagagatcaaagaaaattCTAGAACTAGTACCCAATAAGTCACTGATTTAATATGCTTGGGAACTAAAACTCAAGCCCCTTCATGGGCTTGCTCGCTATAGCAAATAGTACTGTAacttttaactccatttttcttctgtttctgctgtaaacaatagcacactgaaaccattttatgattaggCTTTTACAGCCAAATGAGTTTTATTGGAGTTAGACCCAGGAAAGGGGTTAGTTCATACAgttatgttttgacttcagagtTCAGGCTTGCTAATAACAGAGAACTCAACACCACGTTTGTTGAGGCGATCGATcggttttgttttggagaaagcagctcctggagaaTATACACCACCCCTGTTAatgaaaagcaagagagaaaaacagtagtGGTACAGTGAGTGAgacctttcatttatttatttatttatttataagtcaAGGATGTATATAActgcctgagaaagaaaaagccactctctcccacaggagagcgTGTGCAGAATTTAGCAAGCTGGTTATATTCATAGGtttgtttctgcagccagcaaACTCAAGAGAAACCATTCCATTAACTGGAAATGCAGACACTGATGCAACAgatgcagcaaaagcatttctaaagacgtatgactacatcttttcaaactgaaaggcagatgAAGAGTAAATGGCTGTGAATCAGTATCTGAAGGTTTCacgtattatttttataatgaccttacaattattacatatattacacgTTATTACATAGGTGTATTACGATTACACGCATAGAAGTATACTGAAATGCGGTGGACtgaccttggctgaatgccaggtgcccaccaagccgctctatcacttccctcctcagtaggacagggagaggagaaaatcctatggaaaaaaacccctcataggtcaagatcaaggtggtttaataaagcaaaagcaaagtgtgtGAAGTTATCTCCCTTGCACAGCCATTTGGGTGAGGCAAGACAAAAATCCACAGGGTTATGAGATCTGTAGTTTCCAAGAGAAACATACACATATAGTAGTTTTAGGGGAGATCAAGCTGTTCTGCATGGGAAAGTACTTACCGTTTAGGCAGACAAGCTGCATCCTCCAGAAGAGATACAGCTGCTTGAACCATTGCAATTGGTATAGCAACATAGCCAGGctctgacaaacaaacaaacaaacaaaaaaaacaaaacaaaaaaccccaaacaaacaatgtACAGCGTGTTGAAATGTAGAATGTAATCTCGCTCTTACCCACAGCGTGCTGAAGAATAATCTCTTTGGCAACAAAACAGCCTTCCCCatttaagaacagcttttttacCTTGTAACCATCCCAAGTAGCTGGTGAAGTCCTTAAGATCTAATCTGGACAAATACTGCTTCAACTACAGGCCTATAACCACACAACAAGCATGAGCGATCACCTCACAGGTGAGAGAGGGCTCTCCattacagcaagagctttccccaTTCTGTGCTTAAATTCAGACTTTTGCTGTGAGACTGTTGCATTCAGCAGTTATTTAAAGAAGCTATGCTTCATTAACTCCTTTCTGAATGCACATTCTTGCTGTCTCCAAACTTGACTTCAGGTGTCACCTCCCCTCAAAGGAATGACCTGAACACAGGTATGTTATGGCTAGAAATGATACTATGCCAGATCTGCTTCCGTTCACTCACAGGGGACTGGAAATAAACAAGTAGTAAGTCCAggctgcaacaactgaaaactaacCTTAAAGCACTCTCCCTTTAACTGCTCtactctgcaaaaatgaaaaattggaacagggaaagtcagaaggaaagcGAATGACAAGGCAGCAAATGAAGTGGCTGTGAATGCTACTATCCAAGGTAATACTCTGTAAAGGCTGCTGACTTTGTCCATGCTGCAAGCGCTCCTCAAGGGTGAGTAGCAGTGGAACCATAAACTTCTTTTCAAGCAGGGAATGTAAGGCAAAAGCAGTAAGCTGCTACTGACATACATACCTGGTCCTTTCACTTCAGTGCAGATCTTGACATTTGGTTTGCCATACTGGGGGTCTTGCCCCTCACTGTAACCCTcgccaaaaaaagtcattgtaaaaGAGGTTCCATCCATCTGTAGTGGACAAGACAAACGTGGCCaccaaaacagtaactcactTCTATCAGGCAAGCACAAGTAGTAAATACAGGTGTCTATTATGCCACAAATACTATCATCTATCTAAATATGAGAAGAGTTATTGGGAGTTATTGCTTAAAAGGTACAATCTCATCTAAATTTGTAATCACTTCCCCTTTGTTGGAACTGTTACTGTCCTAAAGTCCATTTATTCTCTCAGGGCTTTCAGTCCTGGGTTTGTACTACTCAGTCTCCCCCTGTCATCACCGTTGACAGATGTGAGTGCTGTGAGCCATCCCTGTAAATACATCAGACCCAGCAACATGACCCATTTTCTCCTGGTATGAGTTGCACATACTCTGATGTCTAATAGCAGAAGGCATGatgatttaaatattcaaagctaACTGAACAGGCACACACAATgtgcatttagaaattatttctttgggacTAAGCAGCTGACTCTAGATTACTATTCCACCATTATCATAACAAATCTATTCAGTAATTGTGATGGAAAACAGTCAGCTACCTGTTTCTGGGTTGGtcctttctttgtgaagaatccagcagagaaaaattcCGGGTACTAtataagaacaggggaaaaaaccaaccaaacaacagtaaactagagggggaaaaaatatccaaacacttaattcttttgtgttctgaacacttacttttgtcagaagttttcttccaaagctcaacttcacaagaagaagaaataaaatgccagcaAACATCAGCTTGATAACAGAGCCAAGACCACCTATGTTCACATAAGCGCCATACTGCACCTGAGGCAAAACCATATTTCCAGTGGtagaatttacattaaaatttttgcatcagttcatttgtaaaaatgaatctACCCCCACATTAGGATGCAACTGCTTGATACAATAGATAGCTGTTTAAATCGGGCCTTAGACAATTGTCTTGGTTCTAAGCAACTCTCTGAATAATGCTTCACTTTGTAATTCATTATGAGAAGACAGTGTAACTACAGAATGGCGAGGGAGCGAGCATGGTAAACAAGAGTGGAACACTTTAAAGAAAGGTGCATTTTGGTATCCAATTCCAGGCTGCTTTCCCaagatcttcctttcctccccttactGCTTTAGTTTAAGACAAACTGACGCCTTCCTTTAGAATTTTGGAATAGCAATGGGAAGCCTTTCTCATGAGtagtttccaagtatattttcagagcactgtctCACCTTCATCTCTTAACTGATGCCTGTGATTCTGCACAGCTGTTCTATACGTTGTTGGGGCTGGTCTCCTCTCAGGaaaccatggaaaacaaaaactaaacacgACCACCGCTTCACCTTGCCTTTACTCTGCACACCAGAGACCCAAGCATCAAAGACGTCTCCAGATACAAATGAGCAGCATACGAATTCTTTATCAGAATGTTTACTACACTGACCTGACCTGACCATAGTTGCACAGACTACAATTACAATGCTTTTAGAAGCTCCactgattaaaacaagaaaagcctcTGCACAGGAACAGAATTTAACGTATTCATCATTCCCCAAAATAAGGAAGCctacctttcaaatatttccgTGACTCAAGGCTTCCATTCCCTACAAATACAGGCCCAGAAATCAGATAGCATAAGAACCCTACGAGAGACTCTCGTATCTATTATGCTAGCAGCAATAAGCAAGCTCATCAGGCAGAGCATCGAGTAGTATGAAAGAGGCCCGTGCACCCAGAAGAACCTGGACCACATCAGGTCAAACAGCTTGCAAAGGAGACCAACAGCACCAGCCTCcttctttacagaagcagaagcacatCGCAGTTCGTTACTATTTACCTAACTGCAGAAGCCCTACTACGCAGATCTGCACTAAGAACAGTTATCACATAAAGGAAAGATGCGCTGAAAATGCTACTAAGGACATAGTATACCAAAACCAGTAACTTACAGGTGTTTCCTGCAACTCTGTGTGCAAGTAACACTGAGACCGTTTCACAACGGAACCATCAGATCCCATGAATCGAATGGAGTACTCTTTGAATTCCTGATTGTAAAACACAAGTCCTCtgccaatggaaaaaagaaagtcagaaaaaatgttcacatgttcacgcgtgctgaaagaaacagatcatAACAGCCCTACCCATACTGGCTTTTTCCTCAAGCATTTCTATGACTTCACCTCCttccactgaaagcaaaccaTTCCAAATTTATCCCTGGCTCAACTCAAAATCCCATGCACTACAGCGAGGATGAATTTGATAATCAAAATAATACtctcctcacatttcttttttcctcctaccaatcgcttctgaaatcaaacacaaaagttTGCCATGTCAACAAAAGTCTCTTAGAACAAGTTAACTTTGAGAGCCCGTAAATGCTGGgacatgttctcttttttttcagtaaaataggaACAAATCAGTAAAACTGAACTTATCTTCAATTCTACTAGATGAGTATCTATCCATTCATATTACACTGAAGtcctaaatgcatctttttagtATTTAGCAAAGCAATATGTTGCCAACCTATGTAGTGAATACTGGAGCTGTTAGAAGACAGCGTGTTTCACGTCTTACGCTTCTTATACCTGCTTCTAAGTTTTGCACCAACTACTGGAACAGGGGCATATCCTATCTTTTTTCGAAGCTTCCTCAGGTTGTCTTGATCCGCAAGGCCATAAACCGCTGACTTCCAGGTCCCATCATGTGCACAAGAGCCCTGGCAACATACCATGAAACCGTAGTTAATTCAGCATCTGAaggtttcatgtattattttaataatgaccttacaattattacatatattacacatTATTACATAGATGTATTACGATTACACGCATAAAAGTACATTGAAATGcggtggattgaccttggctgaatgccaggtgcccaccaagccgctctatcacttccctcctcagtaggacagggagaggagaaaatcatatgggaaaaaacccctcataggtcaagatcaaggcggtttactaaagcaaaagcaaaggccgcatgcagaagcaaaggaaaacaaaagctttattctctacttcccatcagcaggcgatgtccagccacttcccgggaagcagggcttcaggacACAGAGCAGTTGCTCCAGGAGGCAAACCTTGTACTAAcacatgccccccacccctcctcctttctcgtaGCTTTTATCAccgagcagacatcatatggtacggaatacgcCTTTCGTCAGTTTGGGTcactaccctggctgtgtcccctcccagaatcttgcccacccccagactactgggtgagggcggggggaaatattggagagccagccttgatgctgtgcgagcactgcttagcagcagccagaacgctggtgtgttatcagcacctttctagcaccagtacagagcacagcacgatgagggctgctacggggaaaattaactccatctcagccagacccaatgcaatctccaccccttacgccataccatttgtgtcatgctcaggtcccacggaagttaatacagagaagattttatatttatttttctatatatataaaaaactgccccattgtatttaattctcgttactaaatcccttcttaccagcaCTTACAACTTatcctacatacttaaaccacctttatacccaacatacagatttatacactctcattaactactattccctgtcctttaacagacaGATATTACTCTCCCAATCCACgcacttcctcctctcctcccaatgctcataagaacaggctatgacttgggccccatctggcaatatgggtgctcaggacaggacaggagaagcagtatgttccatTGCTGGGCACCAACACTGTCTTGGTTTGGGTCATCGTTGCATTATTTCAATAATGACCTTACAGTTATTACATACATTACACCTTGTTGCAATTATTATACTTTAATGCCTGTAATGCTAATACATGTACCTTGAAACataccccccaaacaaaacaagcaagcaagcaaaaaaacccaccaaacggCCAAACACTAGGATTACTGGCAACACACTATGTATCTGTTACAGTTTATTTATGTATGAATCCTTCCGACAtctctgcaaatattatttcctgaaatggcttAACACAGCAAACTTTAGGTAGACAGCCTATGCAAACGAACCTTACAAAAGCGTGTTTGCTCGGCATACTTCTGTTAGCTCCTAAAGTTCTTAGAGCCATCACCAAAGAACTGCCAGCTTGTTCCTTGGTCTGAATTAATGTAACAACAGTTATTCTAATGGGCTACAGTGAAGTCACCACAAATACCTCTCAGTTTCCAAGAAGGCGTAAACCAACCAACCTCAGGCCCAGATTTCACCTTCAGGAAACTTTCAACAGCAGTTAGGGTACCTttaagggaggagaaaacatgacTTGGCATATACAGTCATTAGTTCACAAAGCCAGAGTACACTCTGGTAGACTCAAACAGCAGGCCACTGACACTGTTAGTTGAAAAGGCAGAGTCACATCTTtacctcaaagtaaaataaactacGATTAAGTTCCACAGCTCTTTTAGTTAGCAAGTATCAAACTTCTTACGTAAAGTACTTCAAGAAGCGTCACCAATATTAGCTTTACTcgctacatttttcatttgtcttatccacttaatgacataataaaaataatacacaccaaaaaaaaaaataaaggaaaggaatattaagagccatattcagttttcctccaagtttcaaaattaaggatGACGTAGGctgtgaaaactgagatggacttacagattttggtagaccttaactacaaaaaaacccaaaccagcacctttgtgctgctttttgctgcccggctgctctgccgtgccaCTGGCCAAGCTGTTTCATCCCTTGTAgtacttctcttctttctgtattttgctccTTGGTGAAGAAGAAAGGGGTTAAGAAGAAAGTTAGCATTTTTATCTGCTCTCTTTCCCCGCTGCTCCTCGTCTCGTTAGTCTCTGATGTTGGCAGACACGGGACTCGTTGCTAATTGGAAATGGGTAATCTGTTTctcttgagctgggaggggattTTGAAGATGGTGTATGTGTCAGAGCActgaatttttagctttccttctAAGGTTTATGCAGTTTGCCACTTGCCTGCGAACTACTTTCCCCTGTACCTTCCTCCTCATTGGTCTGGAGCCACGTGGCCAATTTCAGACAGGTTTGATGcaatgggcaggaaaaaaataggaaaaaaatgagcacaggGGAAGACAGACCTCATTCACTTTAGCGGCTCATGGAATAAGCTTGTTTAAACTCCTTGTCTAATGGCGAtgacagaagcagaggcaaatgACGCCTTTATCCTGAACGTTGCAAACGTCTTAAGTCTACAGATGTGAGCTCTCAGTGCAGATTAAATTTGCCTGGCAAGTGGAACTCTCCGGGAATGAACTTCTCACCATGGTAAAGCCCCAACAACTCCCCCGTGCTCCGCCATAGTcgatcttaatttttgttctatcCTTACTAAGCGtaacgtggttttttttcttgtgctggtcACACATTTTGGCTCTCTAAAACCAGGAAGCCTGGTGGGCTCAAGgtaagagaagagcagcagcgagGTTTTTAAGTGGACGGTTTGAAGCTGGTGCCCTGGGCTATTTACGCACAGGTGGAGAGGTTAATGGAACACGGGAATAAGATGAGAAGAGCAGCTACGACTACCGTGAATGCCACCAGCCGTCGGCCTCAGGGGGTCGTCACCATCCAGTTGGAAGAGGTGTAGTGTGCAGGCACTGTTTCCACCGTTCAGGATAGCTGTTTAGCACTCTGAATGAACTCGGTCCTCTTAGATGCACCGTCAGAGGAACTCGTGGAAGTTCGTGCAGACGCAAAACGCAGGGTGGCTCTGTTTTACCTAGACCCACCCTTGTTTATTGGCACCTCCACGACAGCGAGCAGGTGAGAGCCTGTCGGGTTGCCTCAccccgggctgcagggccagccttGCCAGCCCACCTTTTCGGCGCTTGCACGCTGCCCGCCACTGCTGCTCTCGGAGCGGGGATCGCCGAAGGCAGAGGTGTCCGAaaccactgcctgcctgcaggttggCTCCGTCTTTAAGATCCTCTGTGTGCCAGAGATTACAGGCGGTCTTTGAAAATCTCTCGCTGGTGTCCAGAAATAACCTACGGTGGTCCCTgtttctctctggcagctgctgcttgccCGTGAGCGCTCGGCAGAACTCCTGGGCTCGCGCtaaccagcagccctgcagggagcaagCTCACAGGGCACGGCACAAGGGCGGGGCAGTCTGCGGCACCGCCCCGAGCCCGCGTGAGGGAAGGCCGCAGCGCGGCGGTGGCAAAGACGTGACCCCAGAGGGTCGCCGTGGCCCGAATCCTGCTGTCCTCGCTGTGTGTGCCCCCGGCCAGGCGGAGGGGTGCTGGGtgagcctggtgctgctgctgacggGCGGCTGAACCACCTCAGagcagccgggccgggggaggcgacTGCTCGCGGCTCTGCTCCGGACAGCGGGCCTTGCTGCTGTCGTCGCTCCCCCAACGCTTCTCCTCGGGAGACTGACACCGGAACTACCGTTTTCGCTGAAGTCCCCTGTCGACAGAGCTGGAGAGGGGTCTGCAGAGCCGCTTACGCAGGACgagcccgggctggggctggttgAGGAGGAGGGGGCTCCGGCTGGCCCGGACGTGCGTGACCCGTCTCTGGAGCACACGCGAGCTCAGCTCCCCACGGCTGCTGGCGCAGGCAGCTCCGAaagctgctcagccctggcaggcccggccagtcctgggctcctctgGGACGGGGATGGGAGGGAGACGTCGTCTTTGCAGCCGGGGGAGGTTGGGAGCCAGCGGTGCTTCCATACCCCCTTTCCGCGGGTGCAGGGGATGAGCGGCTTTGTCTGCTGCTTAATCCTGAGAGACGGTAGGTCGTTTGCTTTGTGGTCCTCGTATTTAAAGCAATTCGTCGTATGTCAGGTGTTCCGATAGCGGTAACTGTCACAACCTATTTCCTCTGCGTTTCTGCGGAGTACCgttttctgtatcttccttcaTAATGTCTGAGCGACGGATTTggtaatttttcctgctgttgatacCGTATTGTAACAGATTTTTCTCGATGGAGCAATCGCCAAACAGCCAGTTACAAATCTGGCGGACTTGGCAGGAAGCGAAAGGCAGAAATCCTCTGAAGGACCTGCAGGAGACAGGCTGAAGGAAGGCAGGTGGGTAAATCTAAGTCTAACCACATTAGGAAATGTCAccaggtatttttcttcctcttttttgtttgttgtttgtttgtttgtttgtttgtttttaaaatcctttcctgtgaagtaaaaattaaattcctgcaggtgaaaaatagttttccctCCTTTCAGGATTCCTTGCCGTCTGGCTAATGAAGTTACTTAAATGAATAAAGCCTGAGATGTCCATAAGCGCAAACATACTGAAGCATGTGCCTAAGCATGAATATACGGAAGTTTCTAATCTGGTAGCCTCttccccgccgccagccccccagatttgcttttcatagtcatgcttctacttttcactttattttcccttaGTGCTCTGGCTGAGGTCGCTGCAGGAAAGAGGGCGGTGCATATCCCATACAGGGACTTGGTCCTGACGAGACTCCTGCAGTCTGCTCaggggggaagcagcaggaccATCATGGTAAATTGATTCTTGAATTTATAACCCGCTTTGCCCATTGAAATAGAATTGTGCGGCTCGGACATTGGTGAAAGGGAGTGTAGTTTAAAAGTTGACCTTGCTTCCTGTGCAACATAAAGGGGAGATCCCCTCTGCTGGTCTCAAAAGCTTCTAGCCACTACTAAACGCGTTACTCAAATGGAGAGCACTTCTGTTTTCGGAACAGAAATGTGGCTGGCACAAAAGAGATATCTCTGTCTACGTTAGAGATACAACCTCCgtttcttctgaaagagttttctgcACATCTGTGAAAATTTATCGACATCTAGGTAAATGTAGCTATAAAACTCAGAAGCACCTGTTTTATATAAAAGCCGtgttctttacctacctaaaactaggcagcattatgaaacaagtccttttttccctgaattctgAGATTATTGTTTGTGCTGTGCACCAGCGGTTGCATGCCTAAATGAGATGAAACTCCCCTAGGTTCTTCCTTGTCTCAGGTGAATTAACTGTATGCTCCAGCATCTTTGAAGAGGTAGTTTTTAAATAGGAAGTGCAATtaaatgaaagatggaagaatatgaacagaaaatgtgCACATGTGAAAAGGTTGACTGTAAATGCTGATACTCTCAAAAC from Accipiter gentilis chromosome 28, bAccGen1.1, whole genome shotgun sequence carries:
- the LOC126051801 gene encoding saccharopine dehydrogenase-like oxidoreductase, giving the protein MAEHGGVVGALPCFSTREHVNIFSDFLFSIGRGLVFYNQEFKEYSIRFMGSDGSVVKRSQCYLHTELQETPVQYGAYVNIGGLGSVIKLMFAGILFLLLVKLSFGRKLLTKYPEFFSAGFFTKKGPTQKQMDGTSFTMTFFGEGYSEGQDPQYGKPNVKICTEVKGPEPGYVAIPIAMVQAAVSLLEDAACLPKRGGVYSPGAAFSKTKPIDRLNKRGVEFSVISKPEL